In the Salifodinibacter halophilus genome, GACCGCCATCATCTTCGACAGCGCGGCCGGGTCCAGGCCGTGCGCGGCGCCGAGCGCGAGCGCTTCGCCGGTGGCGGCCATGATCACGCCCAGCGCCATGTTGTTGCACAGCTTGGCGACCTGGCCGGCGCCGCTGGCGCCCATGTGGAAGACGTTGCGGCCCATCGCGTCCAGCAACGGCCGCGCGCGCTCCAGCGCCGTGGCCTCGCCGCCGACGATGAAGGTCAGCGTGCCGGCGGCGGCGCCAGCGGTGCCGCCGGACACCGGCGCGTCGAGGAAGCCGATGTCGTGCGTGCCCAGCAGCGCCGCGGCGCGGCGCGCGGTTTCCACCGACACGGTCGAGTG is a window encoding:
- a CDS encoding NAD-binding protein, whose product is HSTVSVETARRAAALLGTHDIGFLDAPVSGGTAGAAAGTLTFIVGGEATALERARPLLDAMGRNVFHMGASGAGQVAKLCNNMALGVIMAATGEALALGAAHGLDPAALSKMMAV